The window CCTCACCCGCTTCACCAAAAGGGTATCACAACAACCCTATTGCCACATATAAAGCCAATGCCTTTGGAACTCATTATCTTTTAGAATATGCCCGAAAGATTAATGCTCGTTTTCTTTACTCTTCAACTTCCGAAAGTTATGGTGACCCCTTAGAACATCCCCAAAAAGAAAGCTATTGGGGCAATGTCAATCCGGTAGGAATCAGAGCTTGCTATGATGTTTCCAAACGTTTTGGAGAAATGGCTTGTATTACTGCTTTTCGCGAATTTGGCCAAGATGTTCGAATCGTCCGGATCTTCAATACTTTTGGTCCAAGAAATGACCCCAATGATGGCCGAGTTATCCCTACTTTTATTTTACAAGCTTTGAAAAATGAACCGATAACTATTTTTGGTGATGGTTCCCATACCCGCAGTTATTGTTATGTAGCCGACCTGATTCGTGGTTTGGAAAGTTTTATGACTAAACCCGATTTGGCTGGGGAAATCATTAACCTTGGCAACCCTAGAGAATTTACAGTTTTAGAAACAGCCCAAATTATAAAAAAACTGACTAAATCCAGCTCAGAAATCAGTAACAAACCTTTAGAAGGAGTCCGCGAAGAAGATCCCAAAAAACGTCAGCCAGATATTACTAAAGCTAAAACATTGCTCAATTGGCAACCAGAAATCAGTTTTGAGCAAGGTCTGGAACCCACCATCGTTTATTATCAAAAAACTTTATGAGCTACAATGCCATACATTTATAAAGGCACTGATCCTTTTTCTTCCCACAATAAAATCGCCAGATTAGTTGTTAATCACAAATCCCCTATCACCGATATTTTAGATGTTGGTTGCAACAAAGGTTTTATCGGCCAGGTTTTAAAAGAAAATGGTTGGCAAGGTCAAATTAGTGGCCTTGATAAAGATAAAACCTATAAAAAAGATGTCTTAAAATTAAAATACAAAAAATTTTATGAAATTAATTTAGAAGACACTTTTAAACTTGAGGGCAAATTTGACGCTATTATTATTGGTGATGTTCTAGAACATTTAGTCAACCCAATACGCGCTTTAAAACAACTGAAAACTTACCTTAAACCAAAAGGCATTTTTATTATCTC of the Candidatus Beckwithbacteria bacterium genome contains:
- a CDS encoding NAD-dependent epimerase/dehydratase family protein — encoded protein: MNMDQKSILITGGAGLIGSHLCDLLLNQGHRVTCVDNFITGRKENLEIASASPNFKCIEADISNPAETYLDPNFHFDYMYHLASPASPKGYHNNPIATYKANAFGTHYLLEYARKINARFLYSSTSESYGDPLEHPQKESYWGNVNPVGIRACYDVSKRFGEMACITAFREFGQDVRIVRIFNTFGPRNDPNDGRVIPTFILQALKNEPITIFGDGSHTRSYCYVADLIRGLESFMTKPDLAGEIINLGNPREFTVLETAQIIKKLTKSSSEISNKPLEGVREEDPKKRQPDITKAKTLLNWQPEISFEQGLEPTIVYYQKTL
- a CDS encoding class I SAM-dependent methyltransferase, producing the protein MPYIYKGTDPFSSHNKIARLVVNHKSPITDILDVGCNKGFIGQVLKENGWQGQISGLDKDKTYKKDVLKLKYKKFYEINLEDTFKLEGKFDAIIIGDVLEHLVNPIRALKQLKTYLKPKGIFIISLPNIANFYIRLSLLLGKFDYAEKGILDIDHKYFYTQKTALAMLKKSTLKIKKVKPTPIPLPAVHPLFQIKKPLFVFHGFSDVITRSYPRFFAYQFIFVCTV